One window of the Podospora pseudocomata strain CBS 415.72m chromosome 7, whole genome shotgun sequence genome contains the following:
- a CDS encoding hypothetical protein (EggNog:ENOG503PGP2), translating into MHLTIFTPLLASIVFSWALAEDFSGPGQIRTLDVRENNQDLGCLTSKGKWTTVESLCGEFNAQRVGSNNEFRLSSTGGGSCGIDGVTFKCGIQSGIFGTWGTEGPVSGREVVRYGAYGLMEGSGNSPPDAKDEAVEIHFSTGNEGGKAVWLGWKAL; encoded by the exons ATGCATCTCACCATTTTCACACCTCTTCTGGCCTCTATCGTATTTTCCTGGGCACTAGCTGAAGACTTCAGCGGGCCTGGCCAAATTCGCACCCTCGATGTCCGCGAAAACAATCAAGATCTTGGCTGTTTGACCTCAAAAGGAAAATGGACCACGGTTGAGTCGCTCTGTGGCGAGTTCAACGCTCAGCGCGTGGGAAGTAACAATGAATTCCGTCTCTCATCAACGGGGGGAGGTAGCTGCGGCATTGATGGGGTCACATTCAAGTGTGGAATCCAGAGTGGGATCTTTGGC ACATGGGGTACTGAAGGGCCGGTTAGTGGAAGAGAAGTCGTGCGGTATGGGGCCTATGGACTGATGGAAGGGTCCGGGAACAGCCCGCCCGATGCGAAAGATGAGGCAGTCGAAATTCACTTTTCGACAGGAAACGAGGGAGGAAAAGCGGTGTGGCTAGGCTGGAAGGCACTCTGA
- a CDS encoding hypothetical protein (EggNog:ENOG503NY5M; COG:P), with product MSGLNSNQMDPRQHPLKATAAGIAAELVGERRNPRMTHMQSANEGPADIIAKVSGASAGGKREDDALYFTNNEAIPFPDPAHSKTIGGIPVASDVFLFQKQQHFNRSKPLERMVHPCGSGAFGYFECTKDVTDLTKADFLSSVGEKTPVFTRFSTVTFGREFPDEGRNPRGFAIKFYTTEGNYDIVGLNFPVFFCRDPIQGPDVIRSQSRNPRNFLLDYDALFDLLANTPEANHAGLMFFSDHGTPVGWRYNHGYGCHTFKWINKEGKFVYIKYTFLAKHGQKQFTDSEAVAMCGRDPDYSKRDLWDTIEAGEEIEWTAYVQVMQPEQADPDLLGFDPFDVTKVWPRDQFPLKEFGRLVLNKNPENFTRDVEQAAFSPGSMVPGIEDSPDPLLQFRMFFYRDAQYHRIGVNLHQIPVNCPFMAKSYASLNFDGPMRSDANHAGNKQYAPNSFAHKFRPDAAEAPYAVSDNIMSRKSHYWHEGKKNDYAQATQLWARVMTPQQRENTIQNTAKYLGIVKYPEIQKKYLAQLYNISPDYSEGVFQLLPAPQFDMNEVKSLAENAHTWYKEKKFQPLNGEKLTGFAPPGPVYNY from the exons ATGTCGGGTCTCAACTCCAACCAGATGGACCCGCGCCAGCACCCTCTCAAGGCGACTGCTGCTGGCATTGCCGCCGAGTTGGTGGGTGAGCGCCGCAACCCTCGCATGACCCATATGCAGAGCGCCAACGAGGGCCCCGCCGACATCATCGCAAAGGTGTCTGGTGCCTCAGCTGGCGGAAAGAGAGAAGACGATGCCCTTTACTTCACCAACAATGAAGCCATCCCATTCCCGGACCCCGCCCACAGCAAGACCATCGGTGGTATTCCCGTAGCCAGCGATGTGTTTCTCTtccagaagcagcagcactTTAACCGGTCCAAGCCCCTCGAGCGTATGGTTCACCCATGCGGCTCTGGTGCCTTTGGCTACTTTGAGTGTACCAAGGATGTGACTGACCTCACC AAAGCCGACTTCCTCTCCAGCGTGGGTGAAAAGACCCCCGTCTTCACCCGTTTCTCGACCGTCACCTTTGGCCGTGAGTTTCCCGACGAAGGCCGCAACCCCCGTGGCTTTGCCATCAAGTTCTACACCACCGAAGGCAACTACGACATCGTGGGCCTCAATttccccgtcttcttctgccgCGATCCCATTCAAGGCCCCGATGTCATCCGCTCTCAGTCCCGCAACCCCCgcaacttcctcctcgactATGATGCTCTCTTTGATCTGTTGGCCAACACACCCGAGGCCAATCATGCCGGCCTCATGTTCTTCTCAGACCACGGCACTCCTGTTGGCTGGCGATACAACCATGGCTACGGCTGCCACACGTTCAAGTGGATCAACAAGGAGGGTAAGTTCGTGTACATCAAGTATACCTTCCTCGCCAAGCACGGCCAGAAGCAGTTTACCGATTCCGAGGCTGTTGCTATGTGCGGCCGTGATCCAGATTATTCCAAGCGTGACCTCTGGGACACCAttgaggccggcgaggagaTTGAGTGGACTGCCTACGTCCAGGTGATGCAGCCCGAGCAGGCCGACCCCGACCTTCTCGGCTTTGACCCCTTTGACGTGACCAAGGTCTGGCCAAGAGACCAGTTCCCGCTCAAGGAGTTTGGCCGCCTCGTCCTCAACAAGAATCCCGAGAACTTCACCCGCGACGTCGAGCAGgccgccttctcccccggCAGCATGGTTCCCGGCATTGAGGATTCGCCCGACCCGCTTCTCCAGTTCCGCATGTTCTTCTACAGAGACGCCCAATATCACCGCATCGGTGTCAACCTCCACCAGATCCCCGTCAACTGCCCCTTCATGGCCAAGAGCTACGCCTCGCTCAACTTTGACGGCCCCATGAGGTCGGATGCCAACCATGCCGGTAACAAGCAGTATGCGCCCAACAGCTTTGCTCACAAATTCAGGCCCGACGCGGCCGAGGCGCCGTATGCTGTCAGCGACAACATCATGAGCCGGAAGAGCCATTACTGGCATGAGGGAAAGAAGAATGACTATGCGCAGGCGACACAGCTTTGGGCGAGGGTAATGACGCCCCAGCAGCGGGAGAACACGATTCAGAATACAGCCAAGTACTTGGGCATTGTCAAGTACCCAGAGATTCAG AAGAAATATCTCGCCCAGCTGTACAACATCTCGCCCGATTATTCGGAGGGTGTGTTCCAGCTCCTGCCGGCGCCGCAGTTTGACATGAACGAGGTCAAGAGTCTGGCTGAGAATGCACACACGTGgtacaaggagaagaagttcCAGCCTTTGAACGGGGAAAAGCTGACCGGTTTCGCTCCGCCGGGACCAGTGTACAATTACTAG
- the rrb1 gene encoding Ribosome assembly protein rrb1 (BUSCO:EOG09262DC1; COG:B; EggNog:ENOG503NY9Y), which produces MSKRTADEDSAGPLKGRSRPDAMDIDDDKTNEMGEFEDEFEDEFESEDEIIEAGVDGRPDAEREAEEGAMELDNPQGTFIVGRTKLEPGQTLSPDPTTYRMLHNLSTPWPCLSFDIIRDGLGDNRSVYPMTMYTVTGTQAENTKASDNSLMVMKLSALSKMQGGDDDDSSDDEDDDEDSDPLLEHKSIPLNSTTNRIRAHQAPATGASQTPTTLTATMTESTNVYIHDITPHLASFDTPGTIITPQQNKPVCTIRAHKSEGYAVDWSTLHPQGKLLTGDNDGLIYVTTRTDGGGFVTDNRPFTGHTSSVEELQWSPSEASVFASASSDGTIRVWDVRSKARKPALSMQVSNVDVNVMSWSRQTTHLLASGDDAGVWGVWDLRQWKSDGKPTPIASFDYHKEQITSVEWHPTDDSIVAVSAGDNTVTIWDLAVELDDEESKDTGGVADVPPQLLFVHYQNLAKEVHWHPQIPGVLAATGEEFSVFRTISV; this is translated from the coding sequence ATGTCCAAGCGCACTGCCGACGAAGACAGCGCCGGCCCCCTCAAGGGCCGCAGCCGCCCCGATGCTATGGACATCGACGATGACAAGACCAACGAGATGGGCGAGTTCGAGGACGAGTTCGAGGATGAGTTTGAGAGCGAGGACGAGATCATCGAGGCTGGTGTCGACGGCAGACCAGATGCCGAACGagaggctgaggagggcgCTATGGAGCTCGACAACCCCCAGGGCACATTCATCGTCGGCAGAACAAAACTCGAGCCTGGCCAGACTCTCTCTCCCGATCCCACCACATACCGCATGCTTCACAACCTAAGCACACCATGGCCATGCCTCTCCTTCGACATTATCCGCGACGGGCTCGGCGACAACCGCAGCGTCTACCCCATGACCATGTACACAGTAACAGGCACCCAGGCCGAGAACACAAAGGCCTCGGACAACTCTCTCATGGTGATGAAGCTGAGCGCCCTGAGCAAGATGCAAGGcggtgacgacgacgattccagcgacgacgaggacgacgatgaggattcCGACCCTCTCCTCGAGCACAAGAGTATCCCTctcaacagcaccaccaacaggATACGAGCTCACCAGGCCCCTGCCACTGGTGCCTCGCAGACCCCGACCACCCTCACCGCGACCATGACCGAGTCCACCAATGTTTACATTCACGACATTACCCCCCACCTCGCCTCTTTTGATACCCCGGgtaccatcatcaccccccaacaaaacaaGCCCGTCTGCACCATCCGCGCCCACAAGTCCGAGGGTTATGCTGTCGACTGGTCGACCCTTCACCCACAGGGAAAGCTCCTGACTGGTGACAACGACGGTCTCATCTATGTTACCACCCGCAccgacggcggcggctttgTGACCGACAACCGCCCCTTCACCGGCCACACCTCCTCGGTAGAAGAGCTCCAATGGTCGCCCTCGGAAGCCTCCGTTTTCGCTTCTGCCTCGTCTGATGGCACCATTCGCGTCTGGGATGTCCGCAGCAAGGCCCGCAAGCCAGCGCTCAGCATGCAAGTCAGCAATGTCGACGTAAACGTCATGTCCTGGTCGAGACAAACCACCCATCTCTTGGCTTCCGGTGACGATGCCGGTGTGTGGGGTGTCTGGGATCTCAGACAATGGAAGTCGGATGGAAAGCCCACACCCATCGCCAGCTTCGACTACCACAAGGAGCAGATTACCAGTGTCGAATGGCATCCCACTGATGACAGTATCGTTGCCGTCTCTGCTGGTGATAACACCGTCACCATTTGGGACTTGGCCGTCGAGTtggacgacgaggagagcAAAGACacgggtggtgttgcggACGTGCCTCCCCAGCTTCTGTTTGTGCACTACCAGAACCTGGCCAAGGAGGTCCACTGGCACCCACAGATTCCCGGCGTGCTGGCTGCCACAGGCGAGGAGTTTAGCGTTTTCAGGACTATTAGCGTATAG
- a CDS encoding hypothetical protein (COG:H; EggNog:ENOG503P4CT) produces the protein MDLFHESLVGSASLEVPPCPGWRCCLRTWRGWSLLPSWPPTRTSRLEPFNKPLHLFHTSLLVCRMSLTTHAGNLTLTTVLWFDNQAEEAAKFYTSVFPNSKILRSQRYSEAGQEVHGQEPGSILFVEFDIDGHRFSGLNGGPHVTFNHAVSFMIDCADQKEVDYYWGKLSEGGDVTKQECGWLADKFGVSWQVVPKRLKEMLVSEDVAAAGRASVAMMGMKKLDIEGLEKAFKGE, from the exons ATGGATCTGTTTCACGAGTCGCTTGTCGGGAGCGCGTCATTGGAGGTGCCACCATGCCCTGGTTGGCGTTGCTGCCTGAGGACTTGGAGGG GATGGTCTCTCcttccttcttggccgcctACCCGGACCTCTAGGCTCGAGCCGTTCAACAAgcctctccatctctttcATACCTCGTTACTTGTTTGCAGAATGTCGCTCACCACTCACGCCggcaacctcaccctcaccactgTCCTCTGGTTCGACAATCaagctgaagaagcagcCAAATTCTACACGTCCGTGTTTCCCAACTCCAAGATCCTGCGCAGCCAGCGTTATTCAGAGGCCGGCCAGGAAGTTCATGGACAGGAACCCGGTTCCATCCTCTTTGTCGAGTTTGACATTGACGGTCACCGCTTCTCAGGTCTGAATGGCGGGCCTCACGTCACCTTCAATCATGCCGTGTCCTTCATGATTGACTGTGCCGATCAGAAAGAAGTCGACTATTACTGGGGGAAGCTGagcgaggggggagatgtcaCAAAGCAAGAGTGCGGGTGGCTGGCTGACAAGTTTGGCGTGTCGTGGCAGGTTGTGCCCAAGAGGCTCAAGGAGATGCTAGTCAGCGAGGATGTGGCGGCAGCTGGACGAGCATCAGTGGCTatgatggggatgaagaagctcGATATTGAGGGACTGGAAAAGGCGTTCAAGGGCGAATAG
- a CDS encoding hypothetical protein (EggNog:ENOG503P2TX; COG:S) has translation MLASRFLTKRLIPRPGFSPTSVISGRVRPIQTQNALGVACMATITQAITDDHRHIQDCYNEVVNSSDPDHQQRWGNQFTWELARHSVGEELILYPAFEWHMGTKMLKEFQSMSSSDPDYIPRIKQLWCKLEDHIKDEEGYDLPALEEKLTPEHSESMAKSFGRTKHFVPSRSHPLAGEHPPFESVVGLLTAPIDRLTDLFRKFPEKGEEAKPSGPRIDIPPGSNGCLFPTPFISTWLDWNRGLKSAWNLYMSRQVKTEILLPLNELLSCLAFPKTVPYPSYLSSSLTSPRTVGACMSQDRNRIGVPPYGLARLPWYDGSSSLTLLRHCIYHR, from the exons ATGCTTGCAAGTCGCTTCCTCACCAAAAGACTCATTCCTCGGCCAGGGTTTTCACCAACTTCGGTCATCTCGGGCCGTGTCCGGCCCATTCAGACGCAGAACGCCCTGGGTGTTGCTTGTATGGCCACAATCACCCAGGCTATTACCGACGACCACCGCCATATCCAGGATTGCTACAACGAAGTGGTCAACTCGAGTGACCCGGACCACCAGCAGCGTTGGGGCAATCAGTTCACGTGGGAACTCGCTCGTCACTCGGTGGGAGAGGAGCTGATTCTGTACCCTGCTTTCGAGTGGCACATGGGAACC AAAATGCTCAAGGAGTTTCAGAGCATGAGCTCTAGCGACCCCGATTATATACCACGGATCAAGCAGCTTTGGTGCAAGCTCGAGGACCACATCAAGGACGAAGAAGGCTATGACCTGCCTGCTCTCGAAGAGAAACTGACGCCTGAGCACTCTGAGTCCATGGCGAAAAGCTTTGGACGAACCAAGCACTTTGTTCCAAGCCGCAGTCACCCCTTGGCTGGAGAGCATCCCCCGTTTGAATCGGTCGTGGGTTTGCTCACAGCCCCGATTGACCGCCTTACCGACTTGTTCCGCAAATTTccggaaaagggggaggaggcaaagCCGAGCGGGCCAAGGATTGATATACCGCCAGGAAGCAAT GGTTGCTTGTTTCCTACGCCGTTTATCTCGACGTGGCTAGACTGGAACCGGGGGTTGAAAAGTGCTTGGAACTTGTACATGTCTCGACAAGTGAAAACAGAAATTCTTCTCCCATTGAATGAGTTGCTATCATGCCTCGCTTTTCCAAAAACGGTACCTTATCCATCATACCTATCGTCATCTCTAACATCTCCAAGGACTGTCGGGGCTTGTATGTCCCAAGATAGAAACCGAATCGGCGTGCCTCCTTACGGTCTCGCTCGCCTACCTTGGTATGATGGCTCCAGCTCGTTGACCCTCCTTCGACATTGTATATACCATAGGTAA
- a CDS encoding hypothetical protein (EggNog:ENOG503Q4NZ; COG:T) has protein sequence MEITGRNQDATWSDSDHTNSISPSDTASFEDAEAQAPPPLENEKYYEAEHPGGVEDPNDYYPSGFHPVLLVRVHVVDEQGERDFELEPNVPPYLIQTANFDLSSGACSYNIAVIDFSMAYFLDNPPTICAIPFELSYLEGIFTNGRLGWPADIWSLACTILWTVAGSYPFGDEDSESTPWLVVEEVERLMRPMPLRYRPLLTSCVSAGRELSERQMNDPSKYATSNRRESHASTYHGDPDVIRNRIFVKHVLSWTSEEYEELAKHDEIWRKTGRLPKYIKAAGTGGETIWRPSLLHDREDGEALSDLLLSIFKWEPTERATTKTLLAHPWFKDHRSRGSDSQSASQQGWKYLARGKGLMWILGGLLVGVVSFRLRKRVLGN, from the exons ATGGAGATCACCGGCAGAAATCAGGACGCGACTTGGTCAGACAGCGACCACACAAACTCAATCTCTCCCAGCGACACCGCTTCATTTGAAGATGCCGAAGCTCaggctccccctcctctggAGAATGAGAAATACTACGAGGCTGAACATCCTGGCGGTGTCGAAGATCCTAACGATTACTATCCCAGCGGCTTCCATCCCGTGCTTCTGG TCCGAGTCCACGTAGTTGACGAGCAGGGGGAACGGGACTTTGAACTCGAACCGAACGTCCCTCCTTATCTCATCCAAACGGCCAACTTCGACCTTTCTTCCGGCGCCTGTTCTTACAATATCGCGGTTATTGACTTTAGCATGGCCTACTTCCTCGACAATCCACCCACCATCTGCGCCATCCCATTCGAGCTGTCCTACCTCGAAGGGATTTTTACCAACGGGCGATTAGGTTGGCCGGCAGACATTTGGTCACTCGCCTGCACTATTCTTTGGACCGTGGCGGGAAGTTACCCATTCGGCGATGAAGACTCGGAGTCCACACCATGGCTTGTCGTGGAGGAAGTGGAAAGGCTTATGAGACCAATGCCACTGCGCTATCGTCCCCTGCTCACCAGCTGTGTTAGCGCCGGCAGAGAACTGAGCGAGCGACAGATGAATGACCCGTCCAAATACGCGACTTCCAATCGTCGGGAATCTCACGCCTCCACATACCATGGCGATCCCGACGTGATCAGAAACAGAATTTTTGTCAAACATGTGCTTTCCTGGACATCGGAGGAGTATGAGGAGCTCGCCAAACATGACGAGATCTGGAGGAAAACAGGACGTCTTCCCAAGTACATCAAGGCAGCGGGGACTGGAGGTGAAACAATCTGGCGCCCAAGCCTACTACATGATcgcgaggatggcgaggctCTGTCGGACCTGTTGCTATCCATCTTCAAATGGGAACCAACTGAGCGTGCGACTACCAAAACCCTGCTGGCACATCCCTGGTTTAAGGACCACCGCTCTCGTGGTTCTGACAGCCAGTCAGCATCCCAGCAAGGATGGAAATATCTGGCTAGGGGAAAAGGGTTGATGTGGATCTTGGGTGGTTtgcttgttggggtggtaTCCTTTCGACTTCGCAAGAGAGTTTTGGGCAActag